The genomic region CGCAATTGagttcatttttcaaatccaAGCCAAGTCCATAGATCGGCCCAGTTGAGGTCGGACCAAGCCCAGACTAGTATTTGGCCCGAATGTGCTtgtttaattatcttttaaaataaataaataataaattaaatcccacaaaaattatgtataaaaaaaatagtaattaagaatatatagatcaaacttaataaaaaatagctCAACAAGCTCGGCCGAGGCCCGATCCCAGGCCACTGGCCTAGGCTAGTCCTAGGCATTAATTTCTTGGACTGGCCTAGGCCCAGGCCGAACCagtccattttttaattagttcaatACAGTCTTGGGTTGGATTAGTCCAGCCCGGCCTACTGTGCATCTTGAATAGAAATGTAATAGAGGCTAACAGATTGGACTCGTCGTAGACCAACATTAAAATCAAgtgaatatttgtaatttttcaaataataagaagatatttataattatgtcaaataacATAGAATATCGTTGTAGTTTAccttaaaagtaattataaaataaatgattcacgtgatttgaaaaattttctcttacGACCCTTGGTGTAGAATTACAATTTGCAAAGTGTCTGCAAAGTATTGTAGAATTACAGTGTTACCCctgaatataatataaattattaataattataataaattaaatatttattaactacaaaattattattttttgttattaatacatatattaagacatttaataattatatgttatttttattatatttatatattcataaaataatatatttatatatgtatgtatatattttttttgtaatcttCGATATTCGGTTCGATTATATTAACCgacataaaaaatcaaaatcgagCCGAATcaccaaaatttatatatatatatatatatatatatatatatatatatatatatatatatatatatatatatatatatatatatatatatatatatataaaagacacgaaaactaaatcaaattttctgtTCTCTATCGGTTAACGAAAAATTTCACATCCCTAATTCCACtttcatatgaaaattgaCTCATTATGTACAGATTGAGATATGATGTAATCTTTGTATACgtaacatgtatatattaaacgaaataaaatatgtagtCAAATTTAAAGTAAGTACGTCCATcacaaattaaaagagaataaGTAATTAACAGAGAGAGAAACTATTGAAAAATCTGATCCATGATCCACGAAAACCTGAGTCATCAACCAGATCACAAAACAGTCAACCCCAGCATTCTATTCCATTTGATCACTTGTTTTGTTTCTCTTGAAGAAAATTCCAATCTCCCAAACCAAatgagaaaaaacaaatatatattcttacaCTACATACAGTTTACTCATACGAAGGCAAACGATGGATGAGTGCGATGCTTAAACCTGCTTATAATTCACTTCAGGGGCGCCTGTAAACGAGAACAACTCGTCGTCTAGGTGGATAGTAGCCCTGCGTTGGCGGGGGAGTGTTGAAAATCATCAGCAGTGCTAGAGCAAGAACGATCACAAAACAGATAGTCATCAAGTCGAGGCCGCCACCGTCGTCCGATGAGCAACAACAAGCCATCACTATGAGCAGATTCAACTAATTAAGATCCCCTGTGATGAGTTTTATCTTGAAACTGCTGATGAATTTGGACAGATAAAGAGATGGGGTTGTGGTTTGAGGCAGTTGGGAGATGATTTCATGtaattgttgttttctttcGACCTCCTTGTCTGCATAAAACAGCAGTTTGTATGTTTTATTGCAGTCTTGTGCGTACTTGtttcacttaatatatacatatgttgtgtataaaaatactttttaaaatatgaagtcataataaattctatattattttatgtaaggTGTATAGATGAAGTACAACACAAAGCTCCATTAAGagaatatttgaattgataaaaGGGCTGAGTAGACTTAGATCCATTCTAACCGTGTGAAATTATACGTTCTTTCCTCCCTGAAAATCCTTCATTTATACTTAACCCCTTCTGTTACGATtcagactaaaaatattaatattagcaaaaaaattacataaaatctataattttgcGCTCGTTTAACCTTCACATATATGTTTTGTACTTATAACAGggatcaatataatatatataaaaagagatTGTAAAGTCAACATCATTACATTACtgcttataagtacaaaaaaattaaaagtttatatatttttttgctaacatcattattttttattcaaattctaATGTAAAGGGATCaagtgtaaataataaatttttgaaaagggtataagtataattttaaaacttctttcaagaaaaatgcaatttcacattttaagaggggtctaaatataattaacctgataaaaatatatggtgGAGGACTAAGTGTGGATGGAGTTAGgtgtatattaatattgaagttgtatatattattttaacaaacaTACATTAGTTTGCatactcttttaattttttgtttaaagaGTGGGGGATGGTTGGTGTTCAcctaacaattatttattggtCAATAATGGATTTATTTAGCTAATTTTATCAagaatacaattttattaatgtgtGTTTAGTTGCATGGATGATTAGTATACTTGTCGCTCATAATTATGTAGGgacaaacaaatttttaaactacccttatacgTTTTTACTGGATATATCAGATGCTTGATATACTCGATGGTTAAATACAAAATCTCGAACATAATGTAGCAGGGATTGCAAGTTAGGATTGTCGATATTGTTGCCCTCTTTATATATacgataaattacattaacattcCGTGAGGTTAGgtcaaattacacaaacacctcatgtcttttacaaaattataactacaccTCATGTAGGGTGTTAGTATAGTTTCGTTTTTAGGGGTATTTGTATAAGTTTTGCCTTTGAATAGAAAATGtggttataattacaacaataacCTGAGGAgatgtagctgtaattttgcaaaagataAATAGTGTTTGTATATTTCGATCTAACCTcaatattatcaatatataaagtAAAGAGAGTGAAGATTTATAGGCACACCAAATGCACCAAGGTGGAGAGCAAACAGCATACCATAGCCTTCTCAGTGGAACCAAATGCATCACAGTGCAACAAGAAACGGTGCAGCCATGAACAGTCTTATGGTGGCAAAATCATGAATTAGAAATAAACATGTATAAGGCCTGTTtggatacaaaaaaaatatgttccTATCTGAATGCAACATGACTTACGTATGGACAAACCAATACAACACCAAGACAACTTTTCTCAATGTAATACCTAGATCTAGTTTACTGTTTTCCAATGGAAGGAAGAAAACTTTTAGCATTTACAAAACCATCCCAAGAAATATGAAAGACAAGGAAGCAGTAATACCGGCGAAAGAATGTTACAACTAAAGTAACTCAATATTTTCCCAGCTTGAGTATGAGCAAATTTCAATCTTGTGAAGAGCGGGATAATGTTATCTTACATGTTATCTTGATGCTTGTTCAAGACATAGCGATTATCTTTCCAATTATCCTTCTTTGATGGCTTCAAGTTTCTTCTTGAAGCGCCGACACCAGCAGGGTCCGCCAACGGGCCTGACCAGGTTTGGATGGGTTCTTTGGAGTATGAGAAGTTCATGGAGCTGAATGGGATGTCAGGAGGATCAAATGCTGGATCGACGAAATGTGGAGATCCGGAAGGATGAATGAGTCCCCCATCTTCGTGAGGAGGAGGAAATTTCTCGCTTTTGCTCTTTGCATTTGCATGGGTGATTAGTCGTTGCCTCTGTTTCAGGGGGAGTACAAATTAGTTGTTATAAGTCTGTACATCCATAACAGAAGCACATCGTTGGACAAAAAGACTTGTACATCCAAAAGGGCAGAAACATTTTTATAAAGGTTGTAGGCAGAGATTCTGTAAATATGTAGCTAAACTAATCACGGATAAAGTAGAATAGATCTATATTTAGTAGATAGtcattaaatttcaagttCACAATACGAAAAACCAACAAATAAAGATGCTTTTGACTgctgaattttaaataacataCATCAAGATTGGCCCGTAGCGGCGCATTGGCTTCAAGGGCTGGGATTCCTCGGATTGCACGATGGCGTGTCCGTGTTTTCTTGACAACATCACCGCGTGTTTTACTTGTAGCTCGTAACCTGAAATTGTGCGACTCATATCAGATATTCCAGGGACATGTGCGCTGCAACTGGACTGCCATCTGATTTCAGAAAAATGTGTTCCAgaaaaattttccaaaactCATGTTTGTTCATCATGTCCAGAAGGATTCGTGTAGAATTTATTTCCCACCAATTTCTCCCCTACCCTAAATCCTAACCATATAGTTTGCACTTATTCTAACAGTTTCGATTATCAGGATCCATCCATTCACAGCattaattgtttcatttttctcccaccgacaaaaaatgaagaaaaatgcatAACTTGCTTACAACATACAGGCTCATCATACCATTACCTCAACCTGGTGAGAAATCAGGAGTAAAGGTAAAAATAAGCTCACTTCCATACCTTCTTGCTTCTTCATCCCGACGCTTAGCATCCATCTCCTTACTTGGTGGATACTTCGGAAGGCTGGAAGGGTCACACGCATACGGTTTGGTCGTGAAGAACTGAGAGAGAACAAAGccatatatttcaatttgataatcagttataatcataaataaaaatgactaCTTAGAACCTACTGCATAGCAAATTGTAAACACGGACTTATTACATAACAGAAACAGGAATGTCGGAGAGAGGGTTTCCTATGTTAGAAgcacatatatacacacacatacttcGCTTCTCAATGCAGCTGTAGCAGTTTGCCTATCAGCAGGGTCAATTGCAAGCAGAGTCTCGATTAAAGGCAGTGATGATGGCGGGAAATCCTTGAATGTCTCTGCTATACATCTTTTGTATGCTTGCTGGGGCTTGAATATAGTTGCATGAGGAAGCTTCGACTTTTTCCAATATTCTTCGGATGGAGAACCACATAGCTTAAAGATCCGGTGCAGCTGTTCCAcctgagcacaacaaatagtGTTTTATCAAGTACATTTATGCTACAAATCAGGTTGTTATGCAAATATGTTATTGGCAGCAGCTCTGAACATTCAGTATCAAGCAGGCTGCAAATTCACCCAACAAAAGGGACTAACAGAATAAGAGTTGAACTCATGGTCAACACCAATCATGACAATTCTTTATACATTTTCAATGTGTTGTGAAAGGTAAATAGAGCATTCCTATTCATTCATAAGCCATGTAAAACTACTTAATCAAAAAACATCCAATTACGATTAACAATAACTTCTGCTTCATACAGACCCAGACATCTGAAGATATAGCCAACTACGGGATAATATATCACCATTTTTACATTAGGCACACTAAGATGGTTGGGAAGGGCCATATTGAAGAGTACATCACTTATCACGTACAATAATAGCACGTTATACTATTACTGTTACTATAAAGTAAAAGTAGGTGGTCATAAAGAGTTCGAGtagaataaaatttacctCTGTCCGCCCCGTCATGATGGGCTTCCCAGCAAATAGCTCAGCCAAAATGCACCCAGCACTCCACAAGTCCACACCTACACCATATTCAGTGGCACCAAGAAGCAGCTCCGGAGGCCTATACCAAAGAGTAACCACACGACTAGTCATCGGTTGCTTATTGTTTGGGTCAAAGAAGGACGCCAATCCAAAATCAGCAATCTTAAGAACTCCTTCATCATCAATTAGGAGATTGGACCCCTTAATATCACGATGCAACACATAGCGATTGTGACAATGTTCAAGACCAGACAGTAGCTGATGTACATAGCATTTTACctacaaaattaatcaaagtGTTAAAGTAAGGACAAACTCACAAATGTTCAAGAGAAAAATTCAGGGACTAGGCCtaataacatatttaaaacaaacccaaaaaaaaaaaacatgtcaCCTGAGGCTCTGTGAACTTTATTCCAGGGCTCGATGCAAGGCCAGCCAAATCATGTTCCATGTAATCAAACACCAAATACAAACTAGATGACATCCTTGATGTCACTAATCCTTGCAATTTCACCACATTTGGATGATCCAAACGTCGCAAAATCAAAATCTCCCTAGCCATAAACCTCACGCTCTCCGGCTCCAAATTGTCAAATCTAACCTTCTTTAGTGCAACAATCTTTCCTGTTATAGTGTCTCTAGCTTTATACACATTACTATAAGTTCCTTGCCCAACCTAACAGGCAGCAAAAAAACGAAAACCAAATAATAAGCAACTGAAACACAACATCAAATcatccaaacaaacaaaaacgaCAATGACGAATCAAACCCACTTGCCTTGTCAAGCTTTTCAAATGTATCAGCCCGACGAGGAATCCACCCTCGGATAGCCTCTCCTGCAACTGCCACAAGCCAAGGCGGCCACCCAGCAGCAACTTGCTCACCATGAATATGCTTAGGGGGATTACTTAACCTAGGATTCAGCCTCGACCTCCTCTTCTCGTTTCTTGATCGCCTCATGTTCCCATCCTTCTGTTCCTCCTCACTATTCCCACCATTCTGAACTTCACCATCAACCTCCTCTCCCGTACTCACTGAACCACCAACTATTTTCGGGCTCCTCCCTGACTCCACAgcaaactctctctctcctccctGGCCTCTGCCATTTCCAACTACGGCATTGCCATTATGCGGCCCAGATGGTGAAATTTCTCTCCCAAAAACACACCCCATCTCTCAACAATCCTACCCCTCATTTCTCACTACATAGCATAATCTTGCCAGTCAGTCACAAACCCACCAATAacgaaaaataaaaccaaCGGTTATGCGAGACAAGCATACATAAAACTACTATCACTCAAGAGCgaataaatcaaataacaaTCTTTTACTCAAAATCCGAACTTTAACAACAGAATGCAGAAGAAATTAACTTTACATTGAgcaaataaaactaaatgagGTGCAATAAACACTTAAGAGTACAATTAACAGTGTCAAGCAAGAATCTTGGAAGTATAATGGCAGAAGAACCCTAGCTTTAATGCCCACGAAAGCAGAAACAGCAATCATGATTTTGTGAAAGCCCACGATTTCTGGTGGTCAAAAAATGAGCTACATGAAATATGAAAAGCAAAGCCCATGTACAGTATAGATTATCGATTGCTTTGTTACGCTTTTTGCGTTTTCTTGGGagttcctcttttttctttttctttctttttctcttatctatcaatattaaggaataattactctcttgtctcctaaaatttggtataattatatatatatatatatatatttttattttattacatctGATActtttgaggtttgctttcgtctaacaaataagtcacaCGTTGGTGAAAATTCAttcaatttgttaatattaaaaaaatgttacaTGAAAATTGATACTTACCCTCAACTGATTTATTACTGGCTAGTtgtaggttaaataattttgttcttactaaatacccttataaaggtgaaaatatacctcctcaaaTGCATTAATGTACGAATAcgtataagaataatttgatcataaaaaaatttatttgacatgtaatatatcaattcgggataaatataaaaaaaaattatttcttattttaactaacagaATGACTTATTTGATAGAGAAAAGCAAACCTCAATGTGctagttgtaatttttcaaatcacaggaggtttaaatataattacatcaaacctcatgaaggaaagtgtaattatccctagtattaaagaataaattatagcCACCTACCCATTCAACATAATAATAccttctcattatttaaaaaattatgaacacTCCcgttaaatgaaaaataattatgtagcatCTATACAATGAGGTGGACATTACTACTTTATacttgttaaatttttttaaaaaataagagcaattaaaaaattgtaaaagataaaaattaagggtggataaaataaataattcatagaaaatattagtcataaaaaatattctaaaacattctaaaaaatatatcaaaattataagtcataatttaaaagaatcaTTTTGGTTCCTTGACCGTAAAATTCGATAGAAATCTTCTGGATAGCGAAATCGGCTTTTCGTTAGACAAATATTAAACTTaaggaggtatttataattttttaaataataaagagatattataattatatcaaattttaggagattggctcgattttgagctcgagatcaattttctttgttcattAGCTCGGGAgcctttttctatttttttaaattttttataaatatttttatttttaaaatttttatatatttaatttcatattcaatactttatatcaaatttatattaaaaattgatcatatattataattattaattaatatcatatattctattttaaatagtaataaactatgatacttttatttatacatttaatttttatacacaaacaagcttaatcaataatttagtatattttattatttttttaaataattatttaatataacacaaataaattttatgttatattttaatatttatttgtaacaattaacttatgattttttatctatttgtgagttttatatttctatCAAGATACATAATATCCATCTATTTtgttacttataaatttatgtcaaaatttagtgattcctataaattaatctaaagatcataataataataatagtagttaATGATGGTTGAATGatcatacatacatatgtgcaagtattttaataatttaatgcatatatattttctatacttttattataatacaatttttattaaaaaaaaacgtaCAAACCAACAATTCTATTCCctatttctcaaaattgagCACCAACTTCTTCTTTCTCCCCCAATTTTCAAACTCAGCAACGGACCACAGACAA from Sesamum indicum cultivar Zhongzhi No. 13 linkage group LG3, S_indicum_v1.0, whole genome shotgun sequence harbors:
- the LOC105156917 gene encoding probable serine/threonine-protein kinase At1g54610, whose product is MGCVFGREISPSGPHNGNAVVGNGRGQGGEREFAVESGRSPKIVGGSVSTGEEVDGEVQNGGNSEEEQKDGNMRRSRNEKRRSRLNPRLSNPPKHIHGEQVAAGWPPWLVAVAGEAIRGWIPRRADTFEKLDKVGQGTYSNVYKARDTITGKIVALKKVRFDNLEPESVRFMAREILILRRLDHPNVVKLQGLVTSRMSSSLYLVFDYMEHDLAGLASSPGIKFTEPQVKCYVHQLLSGLEHCHNRYVLHRDIKGSNLLIDDEGVLKIADFGLASFFDPNNKQPMTSRVVTLWYRPPELLLGATEYGVGVDLWSAGCILAELFAGKPIMTGRTEVEQLHRIFKLCGSPSEEYWKKSKLPHATIFKPQQAYKRCIAETFKDFPPSSLPLIETLLAIDPADRQTATAALRSEFFTTKPYACDPSSLPKYPPSKEMDAKRRDEEARRLRATSKTRGDVVKKTRTRHRAIRGIPALEANAPLRANLDRQRLITHANAKSKSEKFPPPHEDGGLIHPSGSPHFVDPAFDPPDIPFSSMNFSYSKEPIQTWSGPLADPAGVGASRRNLKPSKKDNWKDNRYVLNKHQDNM